The following coding sequences are from one Coffea arabica cultivar ET-39 chromosome 11e, Coffea Arabica ET-39 HiFi, whole genome shotgun sequence window:
- the LOC113718490 gene encoding protein FAR1-RELATED SEQUENCE 5-like has translation MGTECRMERELGIECPMEQDQFDHDAAHGSMPEDSTSEQIEPRKEVNLYVGMEFESLDDAFKCYSNYAHNKGFSVRRNRITKSRSDKSIIGQEFVCSKEGFRSKKDSKADMPRDKTRQGCKALVYVSQKEEGKWIIARLVLEHNHVLASPYSKKFLRSKRKKSVAQKNLIDMLDQSGVRPSKIVSVLATQVGGIGNLNVTDHDVCNYLSTKRHKELEKGDAQLMLQYFQKRQSENPGFFYAIQVDIEGRLANCFWADAKSRSLYKHFGDVVTFDPTYLTNKYKMPFVPLTGVNHHYQSILFGGALLWDETEESFVWLLQTWLEAMLGCPPKTVITDQDTAITNAVARVLPHSTHHFCMWHIEKKFPETLSHIYHQNNDFKYHFSKCIHDTITPEEFEMAWTELIEKYKLQNNTWIQKVYSIRERWVPAFVRASFCAGMSTTQRSESMNKFFKDYLNSSTAMSKFVTQYDRAIEARYDKEKEKNFKTKNTKPILKTLYPMEVEAAKVYTRKIFRMFQDELLESQKYVSEKITMKDGVYKYRVHECQKEFPSYIVILNIVEQKVECSCHKFEFVGILCKHALMVFIKKQIHSLPMHYLLDRWTMSAICGRDEGDFSEKLHQAEPLRNSSMWFNDIMVRSLGISEKASRSAKHHRVALQGLQALSDKLDDLPYENEQDSSLSISQVDSHSEIHDPTQGQTSQKSITLFNPVTVASKGRPRTLRMKGGLEKSRKINKCSCCKEKGHNRSTCPKVKN, from the exons AAAGGTTTTAGTGTGCGAAGAAATCGTATCACGAAATCAAGGAGCGATAAATCGATAATTGGACAAGAATTTGTTTGTTCCAAAGAAGGATTTCGCTCCAAAAAAGATTCTAAAGCTGATATGCCACGGGATAAAACAAGACAAGGATGCAAAGCATTGGTGTATGTATCCCAAAAGGAAGAGGGTAAGTGGATTATTGCTAGACTTGTTTTAGAACATAATCATGTACTTGCCTCTCCTTATAGCAAAAAATTTTTAcgttcaaaaaggaaaaaaagtgtGGCCCAAAAGAATTTGATTGATATGCTAGACCAATCTGGTGTTCGCCCAAGCAAGATTGTCTCTGTTTTAGCAACTCAAGTTGGGGGAATTGGAAACTTGAATGTCACTGATCATGATGTTTGTAACTATTTGAGTACAAAAAGACACAAGGAACTAGAAAAAGGAGATGCACAGTTAATGCTGCAATATTTTCAGAAGCGACAATCTGAGAATCCTGGTTTCTTTTATGCCATTCAAGTAGATATAGAGGGTCGCCTTGCTAATTGTTTTTGGGCTGATGCTAAGTCAAGGTCATTATATAAACACTTTGGTGATGTGGTTACATTTGACCCTACATACCTGACAAATAAATATAAGATGCCTTTTGTTCCATTAACTGGAGTTAATCATCATTACCAGTCAATTTTGTTTGGAGGTGCTCTGCTTTGGGATGAAACCGAAGAATCGTTTGTTTGGTTGTTGCAAACTTGGTTAGAAGCAATGCTTGGGTGCCCTCCTAAAACTGTCATTACAGACCAAGACACTGCGATAACAAATGCTGTTGCTAGAGTTTTACCTCATAGTACACATCATTTTTGTATGTGGCATATTGAGAAAAAATTTCCAGAGACACTTAgccatatttatcaccaaaacaATGATTTCAAGTATCATTTCTCAAAATGCATTCATGACACTATCACTCCAGAAGAGTTTGAAATGGCTTGGACTGAGTTAATTGAGAAGTACAAGTTGCAAAATAATACATGGATACAAAAGGTATATTCAATTCGTGAAAGATGGGTTCCTGCTTTTGTGCGTGCTAGTTTTTGCGCAG GTATGTCAACTACCCAAAGAAGTGAGAGTATGAATAAGTTTTTCAAAGACTATCTGAATTCTAGCACAGCTATGAGTAAATTTGTGACTCAATATGATAGGGCTATTGAGGCAAGGTatgataaagaaaaagaaaaaaattttaagacaaAGAATACGAAACCAATTTTGAAAACTCTGTACCCTATGGAAGTTGAAGCAGCCAAAGTGTATACACGAAAAATTTTCAGAATGTTTCAAGATGAATTACTGGAATCCCAGAAATATGTTTCTGAGAAAATAACTATGAAAGATGGAGTTTACAAATATAGGGTACATGAGTGTCAAAAGGAATTTCCCTCATATATTGTAATTCTAAATATTGTTGAACAAAAAGTTGAGTGCTCTTGTCACAAGTTTGAATTTGTGGGGATTCTTTGTAAACATGCGCTGATGGTGTTTATAAAGAAACAAATTCATTCACTTCCAATGCATTATTTGTTGGATCGTTGGACAATGAGTGCTATTTGTGGACGAGATGAGGGGGATTTTTctgaaaaacttcaccaagctGAGCCGCTAAGAAATTCAAGCATGTGGTTTAATGATATAATGGTTCGTTCACTTGGCATTTCAGAGAAAGCTTCAAGATCTGCAAAACACCACAG AGTTGCACTTCAAGGGTTGCAAGCATTATCTGACAAACTTGATGATTTGCCCTACGAAAATGAGCAAGACAGTAGTTTATCTATTTCTCAAGTTGACTCACATTCTGAAATTCATGATCCCACTCAAGGTCAAACATCTCAGAAGAGTATAACTCTATTCAATCCCGTGACAGTTGCATCAAAAGGGCGTCCTCGCACCTTACGGATGAAGGGTGGTTTAGAAAAGTCTCGTAAAATTAATAAATGCTCTTGTTGCAAAGAGAAGGGGCACAATAGAAGTACGTGTCCCAAAGTAAAGAATTGA
- the LOC140021376 gene encoding uncharacterized protein, producing MRVLVWNCQGAGRPLTIPQLREVCNLLSPHMIFLCETKNREQFMERARSRLRFDHSVVVDSMHRSGGMALFWKQEVNVIAVNKTAFTIEAHIVDRSKQIDWWLIGIYASCDAAVRKNQWQVLNARKRLWGQRWIVAGDFNDIVSNDEKWGGRRRDEWSFRDFKQFIDDNELVDVGFDGNPWTWCNNWENEGEIKQRLDRMLCTSTWFQSFDNTRCKHIDNYSSDHSMLVVDIEPAENKRRKKFIFDKRWIRREGIDREIKEAWGVDVEGSKMYKVTRKISNCRVALLKWKNNFQNNSRKVLDRIKANMERLKHSPDFTKGGMDELKRQLKQAYSNEELYWSQKSRVTWLKEGDKNTRFFHASVKG from the coding sequence ATGAGGGTTTTGGTGTGGAATTGTCAAGGAGCAGGGAGACCCTTGACAATTCCCCAGTTGAGGGAGGTTTGCAACCTCCTCTCCCCTCATATGATTTTTTTGTGTGAAACTAAAAATAGGGAGCAGTTTATGGAGCGTGCTAGGAGTAGATTGCGTTTTGATCATAGTGTGGTAGTCGACTCTATGCATAGGTCAGGTGGTATGGCTCTTTTTTGGAAGCAAGAGGTGAATGTTATAGCTGTAAATAAGACTGCTTTCACCATTGAAGCTCACATAGTGGACCGTAGCAAGCAAATTGACTGGTGGCTGATTGGCATCTATGCTAGCTGTGATGCCGCAGTTAGGAAGAATCAGTGGCAAGTGCTGAATGCTAGGAAACGGCTGTGGGGACAAAGATGGATAGTTGCAGGAGACTTTAATGACATTGTGTCAAATGATGAGAAGTGGGGAGGTAGGAGAAGAGACGAGTGGTCGTTTAGAGACTTTAagcaatttattgatgataatGAGCTGGTTGATGTAGGTTTTGATGGGAATCCATGGACTTGGTGCAATAACTGggaaaatgaaggggaaattAAACAAAGGTTGGACAGAATGTTGTGTACTTCCACATGGTTCCAGAGTTTTGACAATACAAGGTGTAAGCATATAGACAACTATAGCTCTGATCATAGTATGCTTGTGGTAGATATTGAACCTGCAGAGaataaaagaaggaaaaagttcATCTTTGACAAAAGGTGGATTAGGAGAGAAGGGATTGATCGGGAAATTAAGGAGGCATGGGGAGTGGATGTGGAAGGTTCCAAAATGTACAAAGTCACTAGGAAAATTTCTAATTGTAGAGTGGCTTTATTAAAATGGAAAAACAACTTCCAGAATAACTCTAGGAAAGTGTTAGATAGAATTAAGGCCAATATGGAGAGATTAAAACACTCACCTGATTTTACTAAAGGAGGTATGGATGAACTGAAACGTCAACTCAAGCAAGCGTATTCTAATGAGGAATTGTACTGGTCTCAAAAGTCAAGAGTGACTTGGTTGAAGGAGGGTGACAAAAATACACGGTTCTTCCATGCTAGTGTTAAAGGTTGA